The following coding sequences lie in one Chanos chanos chromosome 4, fChaCha1.1, whole genome shotgun sequence genomic window:
- the gpatch11 gene encoding G patch domain-containing protein 11 isoform X1 — protein MADEEDDYMSDAFLSQISDVRPGVPMVKRAKEAMRREVLHKEKNLQNRQKSYKEQERESRETALSSSISKENKGFSLLQKMGYKAGQGLGKEGAGRVEPIPLNIKTDRGGIGMEEAKKRKAEEELEHYRQKVQMKHQAEKRSLEDFRTRKRTEREERQIEGDMRKSQRACEQLDTQKGITTPREQWYWPEVLNQEEEEEEEDDEQEESKNDEAEEDELTSLDKLHFITSYLRGVHFYCIWCGTTYNDEEDLSSNCPGDTAADHDD, from the exons ATGGCTGACGAAGAAGACGATTATATGTCCGATGCTTTTCTCAGTCAAAT ATCAGACGTGCGGCCGGGCGTACCAATGGTGAAGCGGGCTAAAGAGGCTATGAGGCGGGAGGTACTtcataaagagaaaaatctgCAGAACCGTCAAAAGAGCTACAAGGAACAGGAGCGAGAGAGCCGTGAAACAGCTCTGAGCAGCTCCATCAGCAAAGAAAATAAAGGCTTTTCGCTGCTGCAAAAAATGGGTTATAAAGCAGGTCAAGGCCTCGGCAAAGAAG GGGCAGGCAGAGTTGAACCAATACCACTCAACATTAAAACAg ACAGGGGTGGTATTGGAATGGAAGAGGCTaagaaaagaaaggcagaggAGGAGCTTGAACATTACAGGCAAAAGGTGCAAATGAAACACCAAGCAGAGAAAAGATCACTAGAAGACTTCag AACACGGAAGAGAACGGAGAGAGAAGAACGACAGATTGAAGGAGACATGAGGAAGAGTCAGCGTGCTTGTGAGCAGCTTGACACTCAGAAG GGCATTACAACCCCAAGAGAACAGTGGTACTGGCCAGAAGTCTTAaatcaggaggaggaggaggaggaggaggatgatgaacAAGAAGAATCCAAGAATGATGAAGCAGAGGAGGATGAGTTGACT TCATTAGACAAGCTGCATTTTATCACATCCTATCTGAGAGGGGTGCATTTCTACTGCATATGGTGTGGAACAACCTACAATG ATGAGGAGGACTTAAGCTCAAATTGTCCTGGTGACACTGCAGCAGACCATGATGACTAa
- the gpatch11 gene encoding G patch domain-containing protein 11 isoform X2, which produces MADEEDDYMSDAFLSQISDVRPGVPMVKRAKEAMRREVLHKEKNLQNRQKSYKEQERESRETALSSSISKENKGFSLLQKMGYKAGQGLGKEGAGRVEPIPLNIKTGLLGGIGMEEAKKRKAEEELEHYRQKVQMKHQAEKRSLEDFRTRKRTEREERQIEGDMRKSQRACEQLDTQKGITTPREQWYWPEVLNQEEEEEEEDDEQEESKNDEAEEDELTSLDKLHFITSYLRGVHFYCIWCGTTYNDEEDLSSNCPGDTAADHDD; this is translated from the exons ATGGCTGACGAAGAAGACGATTATATGTCCGATGCTTTTCTCAGTCAAAT ATCAGACGTGCGGCCGGGCGTACCAATGGTGAAGCGGGCTAAAGAGGCTATGAGGCGGGAGGTACTtcataaagagaaaaatctgCAGAACCGTCAAAAGAGCTACAAGGAACAGGAGCGAGAGAGCCGTGAAACAGCTCTGAGCAGCTCCATCAGCAAAGAAAATAAAGGCTTTTCGCTGCTGCAAAAAATGGGTTATAAAGCAGGTCAAGGCCTCGGCAAAGAAG GGGCAGGCAGAGTTGAACCAATACCACTCAACATTAAAACAggtttgct GGGTGGTATTGGAATGGAAGAGGCTaagaaaagaaaggcagaggAGGAGCTTGAACATTACAGGCAAAAGGTGCAAATGAAACACCAAGCAGAGAAAAGATCACTAGAAGACTTCag AACACGGAAGAGAACGGAGAGAGAAGAACGACAGATTGAAGGAGACATGAGGAAGAGTCAGCGTGCTTGTGAGCAGCTTGACACTCAGAAG GGCATTACAACCCCAAGAGAACAGTGGTACTGGCCAGAAGTCTTAaatcaggaggaggaggaggaggaggaggatgatgaacAAGAAGAATCCAAGAATGATGAAGCAGAGGAGGATGAGTTGACT TCATTAGACAAGCTGCATTTTATCACATCCTATCTGAGAGGGGTGCATTTCTACTGCATATGGTGTGGAACAACCTACAATG ATGAGGAGGACTTAAGCTCAAATTGTCCTGGTGACACTGCAGCAGACCATGATGACTAa
- the gpatch11 gene encoding G patch domain-containing protein 11 isoform X3 encodes MADEEDDYMSDAFLSQISDVRPGVPMVKRAKEAMRREVLHKEKNLQNRQKSYKEQERESRETALSSSISKENKGFSLLQKMGYKAGQGLGKEGQGGIGMEEAKKRKAEEELEHYRQKVQMKHQAEKRSLEDFRTRKRTEREERQIEGDMRKSQRACEQLDTQKGITTPREQWYWPEVLNQEEEEEEEDDEQEESKNDEAEEDELTSLDKLHFITSYLRGVHFYCIWCGTTYNDEEDLSSNCPGDTAADHDD; translated from the exons ATGGCTGACGAAGAAGACGATTATATGTCCGATGCTTTTCTCAGTCAAAT ATCAGACGTGCGGCCGGGCGTACCAATGGTGAAGCGGGCTAAAGAGGCTATGAGGCGGGAGGTACTtcataaagagaaaaatctgCAGAACCGTCAAAAGAGCTACAAGGAACAGGAGCGAGAGAGCCGTGAAACAGCTCTGAGCAGCTCCATCAGCAAAGAAAATAAAGGCTTTTCGCTGCTGCAAAAAATGGGTTATAAAGCAGGTCAAGGCCTCGGCAAAGAAGGTCA GGGTGGTATTGGAATGGAAGAGGCTaagaaaagaaaggcagaggAGGAGCTTGAACATTACAGGCAAAAGGTGCAAATGAAACACCAAGCAGAGAAAAGATCACTAGAAGACTTCag AACACGGAAGAGAACGGAGAGAGAAGAACGACAGATTGAAGGAGACATGAGGAAGAGTCAGCGTGCTTGTGAGCAGCTTGACACTCAGAAG GGCATTACAACCCCAAGAGAACAGTGGTACTGGCCAGAAGTCTTAaatcaggaggaggaggaggaggaggaggatgatgaacAAGAAGAATCCAAGAATGATGAAGCAGAGGAGGATGAGTTGACT TCATTAGACAAGCTGCATTTTATCACATCCTATCTGAGAGGGGTGCATTTCTACTGCATATGGTGTGGAACAACCTACAATG ATGAGGAGGACTTAAGCTCAAATTGTCCTGGTGACACTGCAGCAGACCATGATGACTAa